One part of the Gossypium raimondii isolate GPD5lz chromosome 1, ASM2569854v1, whole genome shotgun sequence genome encodes these proteins:
- the LOC105785991 gene encoding ubiquitin domain-containing protein DSK2a yields the protein MGVEGDSSESRLGTNGEDEGVLVNIRCSNGSKFTVRTSLESTVGVFKSLLAQNCDVPADQQRLIYKGRVLKDDQTLQSYGLQADHTIHMVRSFTPSSSMPPPAATTNTATPNSTPGVTRGVGSNEGAGLGASSFPGLNALGGNGGLGLFGSGLPEFEQVQQQLTQNPNMMSELMNTPAIQSLMNNPELMRSLIASNPQMREIIDQNPELGHILNDPSILRQTLEAARNPELMREMMRNTDRAMSNIESSPEGFNMLRRMYENVQEPFMNATTMAGNNGNSPSSNPFAALLSNLGDSQARGLPNNTSTNGSETTHGQTSPNTNPLPNPWGNTVGGGGAQTNATARSNPAGDARAPGLGGLGGLGLPDVPPMMNGMPDASQLTQLLQNPALSQMMQSIVSNPQYMNQIMNLNPQLRGMFDLNPQLREMMQNPEVLRQMFSTETMQQMLGLQQSLLSQLNQQQSTWDSSETGATTGAPGAAGLESLMNMFGGLGAGSLSVPNQPDVPPEELYATQLSQLQEMGFYDTVENIRALRATAGNVHAAVERLLGNPGQ from the exons ATGGGTGTGGAAGGCGATTCGAGTGAGTCACGACTCGGTACCAATGGAGAAGATGAGGGAGTGCTGGTTAACATCCGTTGCTCAAATGGTTCAAAATTTACGGTGAGGACCAGCCTCGAATCAACCGTTGGAGTTTTCAAATCTCTTTTGGCTCAGAATTGCGATGTCCCAGCTGATCAGCAACGTTTGATTTATAAAGGCCGAGTCTTGAAGGACGACCAAACCCTTCAAAGTTATG GTTTGCAAGCTGATCATACCATCCACATGGTTCGTAGTTTTACCCCATCTTCATCTATGCCTCCTCCTGCAGCTACCACAAATACTGCAACTCCTAATTCTACTCCAGGGGTCACACGGGGTGTTGGTTCTAATGAGGGTGCTGGTCTGGGAGCATCATCTTTCCCTGGACTTAATGCACTTGGTGGCAATGGAGGTTTGGGTTTGTTTGGGTCTGGACTTCCTGAATTTGAGCAAGTACAGCAACAACTAACTCAAAATCCAAACATGATGAGCGAACTAATGAATACACCTGCTATTCAAAGTTTGATGAATAACCCAGAGTTAATGCGTAGTTTGATTGCGAGCAATCCCCAAATGCGTGAGATCATTGATCAAAACCCAGAGCTTGGGCATATACTTAATGATCCTAGTATTCTTCGGCAGACATTAGAAGCTGCAAGGAACCCTGAGCTCATGCGTGAAATGATGCGGAACACTGACAGGGCTATGAGTAATATTGAATCCTCTCCCGAGGGTTTTAACATGCTTAGGCGTATGTATGAAAATGTTCAGGAACCATTTATGAATGCTACAACTATGGCTGGAAATAATGGAAATAGTCCGAGCTCAAACCCATTTGCTGCTCTATTGAGCAATCTAGGTGATTCTCAAGCTAGGGGCTTACCTAACAACACTTCTACAAATGGTTCAGAAACCACTCATGGACAAACTTCCCCAAACACAAATCCTCTTCCTAATCCTTGGGGAAACACTGTTGGTGGCG GGGGCGCCCAGACCAATGCTACTGCAAGGTCAAATCCTGCTGGAGATGCTAGGGCACCAGGTCTTGGTGGTCTGGGAGGCCTTGGACTTCCTGATGTACCACCCATGATGAATGGAATGCCAGATGCTTCTCAGTTGACTCAATTGTTGCAAAATCCAGCTCTATCACAGATGATGCAGAGCATAGTGTCCAATCCCCAATATATGAATCAG ATTATGAATCTCAACCCGCAACTACGCGGAATGTTTGATTTGAATCCTCAATTGAGAGAAATGATGCAAAACCCAGAAGTACTTCGTCAGATGTTTTCAACCGAGACAATGCAG CAAATGCTAGGTTTACAGCAATCACTTCTATCCCAGCTCAATCAACAGCAATCTACCTG GGATTCATCAGAGACTGGTGCTACTACAG GAGCTCCAGGTGCTGCTGGTCTGGAGTCGTTGATGAATATGTTTGGTGGTCTAGGTGCTGGAAGCCTGAGTGTTCCCAACCAACCTGATG TTCCCCCAGAAGAACTCTACGCTACACAATTATCACAATTACAAGAAATGGGTTTTTACGATACGGTAGAGAATATCAGAGCACTACGTGCTACTGCTGGAAATGTCCATGCGGCGGTTGAGAGACTTCTAGGTAACCCGGGGCAGTAA